From the Streptomyces syringium genome, one window contains:
- a CDS encoding methyltransferase, which translates to MTEDAWELVRRLTERLDDHSTLPVEQRRILQTLKISEEAGEVAEAVIGALGQNPRKGFSHTWDDVRAEVCDVITTGMVALNRLTPDAAEVFARHLARIAERDLGERPQSVQAPAPAPSPFAGTAALYRRYRSGPPAPAAALLARSVADVAEPVLLDLGSGTGQVPLALHAVFAQADMVEPDAGMVAETERLLPYLRGPGQSVRLHQVKAEDFIPPSGTWRADLVTICRAFHRVGRDTVLRQLDAWTTPQATVAVMGDRSPWTLDHGWAKALRLLIQSFLGDDRCTGPGDICDTQGRPYADVLAESVFGDVREYRFEEQREWTPRQVIGCLSSTSFASRAAFGDQWQAFERKALRLLTEHCDEGTGLLTEDNTFTVLLANRP; encoded by the coding sequence GTGACGGAAGACGCGTGGGAGTTGGTCAGGCGCCTGACCGAGCGGCTGGACGACCACAGCACGCTGCCGGTCGAACAGCGGCGGATTCTCCAGACCCTGAAGATCAGCGAGGAGGCCGGTGAGGTCGCCGAGGCGGTGATCGGCGCGTTGGGGCAGAATCCGCGCAAGGGGTTCTCCCACACCTGGGACGACGTGCGGGCGGAAGTGTGCGATGTGATCACCACCGGCATGGTCGCCCTCAACCGGCTCACCCCCGATGCCGCCGAGGTGTTCGCCCGGCATCTGGCGCGCATCGCCGAACGCGATCTCGGAGAAAGGCCCCAGTCCGTCCAGGCGCCTGCCCCTGCGCCGTCACCGTTCGCAGGGACCGCTGCCCTCTACCGCCGCTACCGCTCCGGGCCGCCGGCCCCGGCCGCCGCTCTGCTGGCCCGCTCGGTCGCCGACGTGGCCGAGCCGGTCCTGCTGGATCTCGGCTCCGGTACCGGTCAGGTGCCGCTGGCGCTGCACGCGGTGTTCGCGCAGGCCGACATGGTCGAGCCCGATGCCGGCATGGTCGCCGAGACCGAGCGCCTCCTGCCGTATCTGCGGGGACCAGGGCAGTCCGTGCGCCTGCACCAGGTGAAGGCCGAAGACTTCATCCCGCCGTCCGGGACCTGGCGCGCGGATCTGGTGACGATCTGCAGGGCCTTCCACCGGGTCGGCCGGGACACCGTCCTGCGGCAGCTGGACGCCTGGACCACTCCGCAGGCCACGGTCGCGGTCATGGGCGACAGAAGCCCGTGGACCCTCGACCATGGCTGGGCCAAGGCGCTGCGGCTGCTGATCCAGTCGTTCCTCGGGGACGACCGGTGCACCGGCCCCGGCGATATCTGCGACACACAGGGCCGTCCCTACGCCGACGTCCTTGCCGAATCGGTCTTCGGCGATGTGCGGGAGTACCGCTTCGAGGAGCAGCGGGAGTGGACGCCCCGCCAGGTCATCGGCTGCCTCTCCTCGACGTCGTTCGCCTCTCGGGCCGCCTTCGGGGACCAGTGGCAGGCCTTCGAACGGAAGGCGCTGCGGCTGCTGACCGAGCACTGCGACGAGGGGACCGGCCTGCTGACGGAGGACAACACCTTCACCGTCCTTCTTGCCAACCGCCCGTAA
- a CDS encoding serine hydrolase domain-containing protein, which yields MTTLATTVVLVAGGAVSASAQQAPVTSDDSAVRAALQRVVDSGAPGAFAVIRDHGNPGLDRSLAIGKADLDGTPMNTDWRFRVGSNSKMFASVLVMRLAEQGRIDLDKPLRDYLPEGTLPQSWPITARQVMEHRAGVYDHTNNLLEQSGEETTDAFEKRIRNNVYEPKDLVAMSVKRGPQYAPGGAYAYSNTGYVLLGMAVEHLTGRPYSELLREQIFEPLKLRQTSFTVPEKGIAGPRITGYLTNDDRSKPLLDSTEQTASWIWSAGGVVSSASDLDRFLTALLAGSSGGLVSDDSLRQMASVLPTNTAKISYGLGLREITLSCGKVLGHGGIVQGYQTQTFATPDGKRTVVLFANASNNGAVTQSLTNTLEPAFCSKSTTAPAPRRSLKGNKSSSPFVPAVEDTRI from the coding sequence GTGACCACGCTCGCAACCACTGTGGTGCTGGTGGCCGGCGGCGCGGTGAGCGCGTCCGCCCAGCAGGCCCCTGTCACGTCGGACGATTCCGCGGTGCGGGCCGCGCTGCAACGCGTCGTGGACTCGGGCGCACCGGGCGCGTTCGCGGTGATCCGCGACCACGGCAACCCCGGGCTCGACCGGTCGCTGGCCATCGGCAAGGCCGATCTGGACGGCACGCCCATGAACACCGACTGGCGGTTCAGAGTCGGCAGCAACAGCAAGATGTTCGCCTCCGTCCTCGTGATGCGCCTCGCCGAACAGGGCCGCATCGACCTGGACAAGCCGCTGCGCGACTATCTGCCGGAGGGGACTCTCCCGCAGAGCTGGCCCATCACCGCGCGCCAGGTGATGGAACACCGCGCCGGGGTGTACGACCACACCAACAACCTCCTCGAGCAGAGCGGTGAAGAAACCACCGACGCCTTCGAAAAGCGCATCCGCAACAACGTATACGAGCCCAAGGACCTCGTGGCCATGTCGGTCAAGCGCGGTCCGCAGTACGCCCCGGGTGGCGCGTATGCCTACTCGAACACGGGCTACGTGCTACTGGGCATGGCCGTCGAACACCTCACCGGGCGTCCCTACTCCGAGCTGCTGCGCGAGCAGATCTTCGAGCCGCTGAAGCTGCGACAGACTTCGTTCACCGTGCCGGAGAAGGGCATCGCCGGCCCGCGCATCACCGGTTACTTGACCAATGACGACCGCAGCAAGCCGCTGCTGGACTCGACCGAGCAGACTGCGTCCTGGATCTGGAGCGCGGGAGGCGTCGTCTCCTCCGCCTCCGACCTCGACCGCTTTCTGACCGCTCTGCTCGCCGGCAGCTCCGGAGGGCTGGTGTCCGACGACTCACTGCGGCAGATGGCGAGCGTGCTTCCCACCAACACGGCAAAGATCAGCTACGGACTGGGCCTGCGGGAGATCACCCTCTCCTGCGGCAAGGTCCTCGGCCACGGCGGAATCGTCCAGGGCTACCAGACGCAGACCTTCGCCACCCCCGACGGCAAGCGCACCGTCGTGCTCTTCGCCAACGCCTCCAACAACGGTGCCGTCACCCAGAGCCTGACGAACACCCTTGAGCCCGCGTTCTGCAGCAAGTCCACCACGGCGCCCGCGCCGCGCCGCTCCCTCAAGGGGAACAAGAGCAGCAGCCCCTTCGTCCCCGCAGTGGAGGACACGCGCATCTGA